From a region of the Vanrija pseudolonga chromosome 2, complete sequence genome:
- the mtr_1 gene encoding N amino acid transport system protein translates to MARRDNKAYADAVVGSAAELEKGGSGGDGVVHDAVWGEQGGSGPNYRAVSAFSAFVLITKADIGLGVLTLPVVFQVLGIIPGVLIILAVMAIVAYCAAAIGPFKLRHPECYTLTEAGRIVGGRWAGEYFFLMYMLDMIFTVAGALISLSTALNALSTHGACTAIFVAVIAAFGFLCCSVRTLNHVAPIGWVGLFCLVTSVIVLAVSVGVQDRPADAPPTGDWGREVKLFGNPTFAEAMAAVNQIVFAGSATSTFFGIVSEMREPKKYTRAMLSSMAFLTGVYVAIGTVVYYYCGQYVSSPALGSAGPLMKKVCYGIAIPGLLASLTLYGHLAGKALFVRILGGSRHLTSSTPVHWATWLGLQAGCMLVAYVIAEAIPNFSSVISLVGSIVKPSVSIIPYTFMWWHDNFRFVPPAERTSRLRWTAALNVFLFLVGAFIMVAGTYGSVKDLIKTSATTGPWSCKDNSNSVHE, encoded by the exons ATGGCGAGAAGAGATAACAAGGCCtatgccgacgccgtcgtcggctccgctgctgagctcgagaagggcggcagcggcggcgacggcgtcgtgcacgacgccgtttggggcgagcagggcggcagcggcccaAACTATCGCGCA GTCTCCGCCTTCTCAGCCTTCGTGCTCAtcaccaaggccgacatCGGGCTCGGGGTGCTCACCCTCCCCGTCGTGTTCCAAGTGCTCGGCATCATCCCGGGCGTGctcatcatcctcgccgtcatGGCCATCGTGGCGtactgcgccgccgcgatcgGGCCCTTCAAGCTCCGCCATCCAGAATGCTATACGCTTACTGAGGCGGGGCGgatcgtcggcgggcgctgggcgggcgagtaCTTCTTCCTCATGTACATGCTGG ACATGATCTTCACGGttgccggcgcgctcatcTCCCTATCCACCGCGCTCAACGCCCTCTCGACCCACGGCGCCTGCACGGCCATCTTCGTAGCCGTCATCGCCGCTTTCGGTTTCCTGTGCTGCTCGGTGCGCACGCTCAACCACGTCGCGCCAATCGGGTGGGTCGGGCTGTTCTGCCTCGTGACGAGCGtcatcgtgctcgccgtctcTGTTGGCGTGCAAGACcggcccgccgacgcgccgcccaccggcGACTGGGGCCGCGAGGTCAAGCTCTTCGGCAACCCCACTTtcgccgaggccatggcCGCCGTCAACCAGATTGTGTTtgccggctcggcgacgtcgaccttCTTCGGCATCGTGAgcgagatgcgcgagccGAAGAAGTACACGCGCGCCATGCTCTCGTCAATGGCGTTCCTCACCGGCGTGTATGTCGCCATCGGCACAGTCGTGTACTACTACTGCGGGCAGTACGTGTCCTCGCCAGCGCTCGGATCCGCCGGCCCGCTCATGAAGAAGGTGTGCTACGGCATCGCGATCCCCGGCCTGCTCGCCAGCCTGACGCTGTACGGCCACCTGGCGGGCAAGGCGCTCTTCGTGCGCATCCTCGGAGGGTCGCGCCACTtgacctcgagcacgccggtgCACTGGGCCACCTGGCTCGGCCTGCAGGCCGGGTGCATGCTCGTCGCGTACGTTATCGCCGAGGCGATCCCCAACTTCTCGAGCgtcatctcgctcgtcggCTCCATCGTCAAGCCGAGCGTCAGCATCATCCCATACACCTTCATGTGGTGGCACGACAACTTCCGCTTCGTGCCCCCTGCTGAGCGGACTTCGCGCCTCAGGTGGACTGCGGCGCTCAACGTCTTCTTgttcctcgtcggcgcgttcATCATGGTCGCGGGCACGTACGGCTCAGTCAAGGACCTCATCAAGACGTCGGCGACCACCGGCCCTTGGTCGTGCAAGGACAACTCGAACTCTGTGCATGAGTAG
- the JEN1_1 gene encoding Carboxylic acid transporter — translation MTTETKEPPQLEIVQATEGHHEYPPASVRGQLAGWHANRGDRSFARAMIPTWKAGTTDDEVIYNPFRLFARMKAMDWMYFLCGWWAWTCDGYDFFAVSVTLVEMTKQFGVEKHTLTTSITLTLLFRSVGAVIFGLLADRYGRRWTLCVNMLLIALFEFASGLCNTYTQFLGVRACFGIVMGGVWGQAMATALENVPVQARGFCSGILQPGYSFGYLLAAVINLTVVPTSKYGWRSVYFIGAGFSVTSAIFRALLPESKQYREAREIARAEGQQKGQGKRFLKETVAMLKANWIRVIWGIVVMSAFNFLSHGTQDLYPTYLQVSKGISPKAANISTIITNVFAIIGGAVAGYLSQYLGRRLCIIVFCVWCAAFIPLWILPHDIVGLTAGGSMILFGMQATFGVVPIYLGEVSPPAFRASFAGICYQLGNMASSAAAQIESTAGDRLKTTLPNGKVVPDYATVQAMLVGIVLFFLISCVLLGPEADGSHFEQAKTATQEGAGVTETQDLVHGRGHVRRESVAYDEKNVTEKV, via the exons ATGACAACAGAGACAAAGGAGCCTCCACAGCTCGAGATCGTGCAGGCGACAGAGGGGCACCATGAGtacccgcccgcctcggtcCGGGGCCAGTTGGCAGGCTGGCACGCCAACCGTGGCGACAGGTCGTTTGCGCGCGCCATGATCCCCACGTGGAAGGCCGGCacgacagacgacgaggtcatctACAACCCCTTCAGGCTGTTCGCCCGCATGAAGGCCATGGACTGGATGTACTTCCTCTGTGGTTGGTGGGCGTGGACTTGTGATGG ATACGACTTCTTCGCCGTGTCGGTCACACTCGTCGAGATGACCAAGCAGTTTGGCGTCGAGAAGCACACCCTCACCACGTCCATCACCCTCACTCTGCTGTTCCGTTCGGTCGGTGCCGTGATCTTCGGTCTCCTGGCCGACCGTTATGGCCGTCGCTGGACCCTTTGTGTGAACATGCTCCTCATTGCCCTGTTCGAGTTTGCGTCAGGCCTGTGCAACACGTACACCCAGTTCCTCGGTGTGCGCGCGTGTTTCGGTATTGTGATGGGCGGCGTTTGGGGCcaggcgatggcgacggcgcttgAGAACGTTCCTGTCCAGGCTCGTGGTTTCTGCTCGGGCATCCTCCAGCCTGGTTACTCGTTTGGCTACCTTCT cgccgccgtcatcaacCTCACCGTCGTCCCTACCTCCAAGTACGGCTGGCGCTCGGTCTACTTCATCGGCGCCGGCTTCTCCGTCACCTCGGCCATCttccgcgcgctcctccccgAGTCGAAGCAGTACCGCGAGGCCCGTGAGATTGCCCGTGCCGAAGGCCAGCAGAAGGGACAGGGCAAGCGTTTCCTCAAGGAGACGGTTGCCATGCTCAAGGCCAACTGGATCCGTGTTATCTGGGGTATTGTCGTCATGAGCGCCTTCAACTTCCTCTCGCACGGCACCCAGGATCTCTACCCCACATACCTCCAGGTTTCCAAGGGTATTTCTCCCAAGGCCGCCAACATTTCTACCATCATCACCAACGTGTTCGCGATTATTggtggcgccgtcgccggctaCCTCAGCCAGTACCTCGGCCGTCGTCTGTGTATTATCGTCTTCTGCGTCTGGTGCGCTGCGTTCATTCCTCTCTGGATCCTCCCCCACGACATTGTCGGTCTTACTGCCGGCGGTAGCATGATCCTCTTCGGAATG CAAGCTACGTTCGGTGTCGTTCCCATCTACCTTGGTGAAGTCAGCCCGCCCGCCTTCCGCGCGTCTTTCGCCGGTATCTGCTACCAGCTTGGCAACATGGCCTCTTCCGCGGCTGCCCAGATCGAGTCGACCGCAGGCGACAGGCTCAAGACGACACTCCCCAACGGCAAGGTGGTCCCCGACTACGCCACTGTCCAGGCCatgctcgtcggcatcgtcctcttcttcctcatCTCCTGTGTTCTCCTTggccccgaggccgacggaTCCCACTTTGAGCAGGCCAAGACGGCCACGCAGGAGGGAGCAGGCGTCACCGAGACCCAGGACCTGGTCCACGGTCGTGGCCACGTCCGTCGCGAGTCGGTCGCCTACGACGAGAAGAACGTCACCGAGAAGGTCTAG
- the hyuC_0 gene encoding N-carbamoyl-L-amino-acid hydrolase has translation MVAVNSTYRPRDLTINGQRLNDTLHQTCEFGAAHPWGPKATETGMARLALTDSDKAVRDWYVAEMKSLGCEVKVDTMGNICAIRAGENDGPPTAMGSHLDTQPTGGRYDGILGVMAAVEAMRTLHESGRKTKYPVAAIDWTNEEGARFPKSMQASSVWAGDITLEDAHALADVTDDKVTTLSELQRIGYAGDVPCSWEANPLGAHFEIHIEQGPVLENAGQRVGIVRGGQAYKWFEITIRGRDSHAGTTPMDCRADPMLTAAHFIVTASSIARAHGGLCTNGIFTAKPGSVNTIPNEVRFSLDIRHVEDAQLAAIEAEIRAQTAQITKTGYKVECAIEWKPLYANPAIVFHPDCVAAVRAAALGNVAEKDTREIISGAGHDSCCTSKRVPTGMIFIPSKDGLSHNPEEYSTPEDCALGAQVLLDAVLLYDSQRTA, from the exons ATGGTAGCCGTCAACAGCACATACCGCCCGCGCGACCTCACGATCAACGGCCAGCGGCTGAACGACACGCTGCACCAGACGTGCGAGTTTGGCGCCGCGCACCCCTGGGGCCCGAAGGCGACCGAGACGGGCatggcgcggctggcgctcACGGACAGCGACAAGGCCGTGCGCGACTGGTATGTCGCCGAGATGAAGTCGCTCGGGtgcgaggtcaaggtcgacACGATGGGCAACATCTGCGCCATCCGCGCGGGCGAGAACGACGGCCCGCCCACCGCGATGGGCAGCCACCTCGATACCCAGCCCACGGGCGGGCGCTACGACGGTATCCTGGGCGTCATGGCCGCCGTGGAGGCCATGCGCACCCTGCACGAGTCGGGCAGGAAGACAAAGTACCCCGTCGCTGCGATCGACTGGACCaacgaggagggcg CACGCTTCCCCAAGTCGATGCAGGCTTCGAGCGTCTGGGCGGGCGACAtcacgctcgaggacgcgcacgcgctcgccgacgtgaCTGACGACAAGGTGACTACGCTGTCCGAGCTCCAGAGGATCGGATACGCCGGAGACGTGCCGTGCTCGTGGGAGGCGaacccgctcggcgcgcacttCGAGATCCACATTG AACAGGGCCCGGTGCTCGAGAACGCAGGCCAGCGTGTCGGTAtcgtgcgcggcgggcaggcgTACAAGTGGTTCGAGATCACGATCCGCGGGCGCGACTCGCACgcgggcacgacgccgaTGGACTGCCGCGCGGACCCGATGCTGACCGCTGCGCACTTCATCGTGACCGCGAGCAGCATTGCGCGGGCGCACGGCGGGCTGTGCACGAACGGCATCTTCACCGCCAAGCCGGGCTCGGTGAACACGATCCCGAACGAGGTCCGCTTCTCCCTGGATATCCggcacgtcgaggacgcgcagctcgccgctaTCGAGGCTGAGATCCGCGCGCAGACGGCACAGATCACCAAGACGGGGTACAAGGTCGAGTGTGCCATCGAGTGGAAGCCGCTCTACGCCAACCCCGCGATCGTGTTCCACCCCGACTGTGTGGCCGCTGTGCGggccgctgcgctcggcaACGTCGCCGAGAAGGACACGCGCGAGATCATCTCCGGCGCGGGGCACGACTCGTGCTGCACCTCCAAGCGTGTGCCGACCGGCATGATCTTCATCCCGAGCAAGGACGGGCTCAGCCACAACCCCGAGGAGTACTCCACGCCCGAGGACtgtgccctcggcgcgcaggtgCTTCTCGATGCCGTGCTGCTGTACGACTCGCAGCGTACGGCATGA
- the YSH1 gene encoding Endoribonuclease YSH1, with translation MSHHGRRGRGHGPTVQVVGAAPGANIPAGEEAPSLTVTMLGAGQEVGRSCCVIQHRGKTIVCDAGLHPAYPGLGGLPFIDELDWASVDAVLVTHFHVDHAAALPYIMEKTNFREGNGKVYMTHATKAIYGLTMMDTVRINDQNAESGQLYNEADVQASWQNAIAIDYHQDIVVSGGLRFTPYHAGHVLGASMFLIEIAGLKVLYTGDYSREEDRHLVIAEIPPIKPDVLICESTFGVHTLPDRKDKEEQFTTLVGNIVRRGGKVLMPIPSFGNGQELALLLDEYWNEHPELQGVPIYFASGLFQRGMKVYKTYVHTMNANIRSRFARRDNPFDFRFVKWLKDPKRLDHSQPCVVMASAQFMSFGLSRELLEQWAPDPKNGVIVTGYSIEGTMARTLLGEPDHIESLRGGNNIPRRCTVKEISFGAHVDYRQNSQFIQEIGAPHIVLVHGEASQMNRLRAALRDTYATRGQEINIHTPRNLEPLTLTFRTERIVKAIGSLAEERPVHGAEVKGLLVSKDFSYTLLDPKDLRDFTGLSTSTIVQKQSLPIGVDWSVVRWYLEGMYGEVEDGKDEEGRETITVMNAVRVVRISDIEIQMQWVSNTSNDMIADSALVVLLGIDTSPATVKLTATKKHSHSHSHSHGEGEGHDNHEGDDELRDANADFETLHMFLEAHFGDVTHPETQVAEGDEDNLLVMKVTVDGVVATVDLISMKVECESDELRKRVEGVLEMALTTLTPLSRLFAGQGIEQVDEGTEVAAAA, from the exons ATGAGCCACcacggacgccgaggacgcggccaCGGGCCGACCGtgcaggtcgtcggcgctgctcccGGCGCAAACATTCcagccggcgaggaggcgcctTCCCTCACCGTCACCAtgctcggcgctgggcaGGAGGTCGGCCGCTCGTGCTGCGTCATCCAGCACCGTGGCAAGACGATCGTGTGCGATGCAGGCTTGCATCCGGCGTACCCTGGCCTGGGCGGATTGCCGTtcatcgacgagctcgactggGCGTCAGTGGACGCTGTCCTCGTCACGCA CTTCCACGTTGACCATGCGGCTGCCCTGCCGTACATTATGGAAAAG ACCAACTTCCGCGAGGGCAACGGCAAGGTCTACATGACCCACGCGACGAAGGCCATCTATGGTTTGACCATGATGGACACGGTTAGGATCAA CGACCAGAACGCGGAATCTGGCCAGCTGTACAACGAGGCAGACGTCCAGGCGTCATGGCAGAACGCGATCGCCATCGACTACCACCAGGACATTGTCGTCTCTGGTGGTCTGCGATTCACACCATATCACGCCGGTCACGTTCTCGGAGCATCCATGTTCCTTATCGAGATTGCAGGCCTCAAGGTCCTTTACACGGGCGACTACTcgcgcgaggaggaccgACACTTGGTCATCGCCGAGATTCCTCCCATCAAGCCCGATGTGTTGATCTGCGAGAGCACTTTCGGCGTGCACACATTACCAGAtcgcaaggacaaggaggagcagTTTACAA CTCTGGTCGGAAACATTGTGCGCCGAGGAGGCAAGGTCCTGATGCCCATCCCCTCCTTTGGCAACGGTCAGGAGCTGGcactcctcctcgacgagtaCTGGAACGAGCACCCAGAGCTGCAAGGTGTCCCCATCTACTTTGCCTCAGGCCTCTTCCAGCGCGGCATGAAGGTGTACAAGACATACGTCCACACCATGAACGCCAACATCCGATCACGATTCGCGCGGCGAGACAACCCCTTTGACTTCCGGTTTGTCAAGTGGCTCAAGGACCCCAAGCGCCTGGACCACTCCCAACCATGTGTCGTCATGGCTTCTGCCCAGTTCATGAGCTTCGGTTTGAGTcgtgagctgctcgagcagtgGGCTCCCGATCCGAAGAACGGTGTTATTGTCACTGGTTACTCGATCGAGGGTACCATGGCACGAACACTGCTTGGCGAGCCCGACCACATCGAGTCATTACGAGGCGGCAACAACATCCCCCGTCGGTGTACGGTCAAGGAGATCTCGTTTGGTGCACACGTCGACTACAGGCAAAATTCGCAGTTCATCCAGGAGATTGGCGCACCGCACATTGTTCTGGTCCACGGCGAGGCGTCGCAGATGAACCGTTTGCGTGCGGCTCTGCGCGACACGTACGCCACACGAGGACAGGAGATCAACATCCACACCCCGAGGAATCTCGAACCCCTCACGCTCACGTTCAGGACGGAGCGCATCGTCAAGGCCATTGGAtcgctcgccgaggaacGACCAGTGCACGGCGCTGAGGTCAAGGGCCTGCTCGTGTCCAAGGACTTCTCCTACACGCTCCTGGACCCCAAGGATCTGCGCGACTTTACCGGTCTGTCAACAAGCACCATCGTGCAGAAGCAGAGCTTGCCAATTGGTGTCGACTGGAGCGTGGTCCGGTGGTATCTCGAAGGCATGTACGGAGAGGTGGAGGACGGaaaggacgaggagggccgcgagaCGATCACT GTCATGAACGCCGTCCGTGTGGTCCGCATCTCGGACATTGAGATCCAGATGCAGTGGGTGTCGAACACGAGCAACGACATGATCGCCGACTCTGCGCTTGTCGTCCTCCTGGGCATCGACACGAGCCCCGCGACTGTCAAGCTCACTGCGACGAAGAAGCACTCGCATTCGCACTCTCACAGccacggcgagggcgagggccaTGATAACCACGAGGGCGATGATGAGCTCcgcgacgccaacgccgacttCGAGACATTGCACATGTTCCTCGAGGCACACTTTGGCGACGTAACGCACCCCGAGACGCAGGTGgccgagggtgacgaggACAACCTTCTCGTCATGAAGGTGacggtcgacggcgtcgtcgcgactGTCGACCTGATCTCGATGAAGGTCGAGTGCGAGTCGGACGAGCTGCGAAaacgcgtcgagggcgtgctgGAGATGGCGCTCACGACGCTCACGCCGCTCTCGCGGCTGTTTGCAGGGCAGGGAATAGAGCAGGTGGACGAGGGCACCGaggtggcagcagcagcttaG
- the lsm8 gene encoding U6 snRNA-associated Sm-like protein LSm8 produces MSALDGFRDPSMLVEAERNADLHLAPMTCVMRPGGVGNEWKAFSANEKQLFLLVHRCSRRRPMRSMLPTALQLVQVILYDGRVIVGRLKGNDNFCNLILSDSVEREYSSDKGVEMIPLGLYMIKGDNV; encoded by the exons ATGTCGGCGCTTGACGGATTCCGCGATC CCTCgatgctcgtcgaggccgagaggAATGCCGACCTCCACCTTGCCCCGATGACTTGCGTCATGAGGCCTGGTGGAGTGGGGAATGAGTGGAAGGCTTTCTCGGCGAACGAGAAGCAGCTCTTCTTGCTCGTGCACcgctgcagccgccgccgaccaaTGCGGTCGATGCTGCCAACTGCGCTGC AGCTGGTCCAGGTCATCCTCTACGATGGACGAGTCATTGTC GGAAGGCTGAAGGGCAACGACAACTTCTGCAACTTGATTCTGTCCGACAGTGTTGAGCGCGAGTACTCGAGCGATAAGGGTGTCGAGATGATCCCACTGGGTCTATACATGATCAAGGGCGACAATGTGTGA
- the btb2 gene encoding BTB/POZ domain-containing protein 2 translates to MAAPTATSTAPSLSAGPSAPASAPISQPPTVNGDAESPKDNATEAAAAFASEIAGHIFNNGFCHQQWADIQVVFFSGSLKLHRLILSRSPYLAHLMNNSMPGSTIQLSFTDENITEEAAYIAIQHLYHPSLHIVTPENARSVLAAAYLFGGMPELVQHAYSVASESISATNVIDYVHWLDAGSRRPVANGFAFGSVGAPAPAPSSGVWADPATAPYGEWSARLRSDVLTFLIRTLPAQLHASGGEGSLATDARLLAAYVSLPFDLFKHCVEAPELPIPFMQDRFSFAKRAIAQRKKANAAATARGPPQAQYEETVVLALKSEGDGMAVHITRKPKRGRAALWKVEG, encoded by the exons ATGGCCGCTCCAACCGCTACCTCCACCGCTCCCTCGCTCTCGGCTGGTCCCAGTGCCCCTGCATCGGCTCCCATCTCGCAGCCGCCTACCGTCAATGGCGATGCCGAGAGCCCCAAGGATAACGC CACAgaagccgccgcggcgttcgCGTCAGAGATCGCGGGGCACATCTTCAATAACGGCTTCTGTCACCAGCAGTGGGCCGACATCCAGGTCGTCTTCTTCAGCGGCTCGCTCAAGCTTCACAGGC TCATCCTCTCGCGTAGCCCCTACCTCGCGCACCTGATGAACAACTCAATGCCAGGGAGCACGATCCAGCTGTCGTTTACAGACGAAAACATTACGGAGGAG GCCGCCTACATTGCCATTCAGCACCTCTACC ATCCATCTCTCCACATCGTGACGCCCGAGAACGCCCGCTCGGTGCTCGCCGCAGCGTACCTCTTCGGCGGTATGCCTGAGCTCGTTCAGCACGCCTACTCGGTGGCCTCAGAGTCAATCTCGGCAACCAACGTGATCGACTACGTCCACTGGCTCGATGCCGGATCGCGGAGGCCAGTAGCCAACGGCTTCGCGTTCGGCTCTGTTGGCGCCCCGGCAcccgcgccctcgagcgGTGTGTGGGCCGACCCGGCGACTGCACCGTACGGCGAGTGGTCGGCCCGCCTGCGCTCCGACGTCCTCACCTTCTTAATCCGCACCCTGCCTGCCCAGCTGCACGCgagcggtggcgagggctcCCTCGCGACCGATGCGCGTCTTCTGGCGGCTTATGTGTCCCTCCCGTTCGACCTCTTCAAGCACTGCGTCGAGGCACCAGAGCTGCCCATTCCCTTCATGCAGGACCGCTTCTCGTTCGCCAAGAGAGCGATTGCGCagcgcaagaaggccaacGCTGCGGCTACTGCCAGGGGACCTCCCCAGGCTCAGTATGAGGAGACTGTTGTCCTGGCCCTCAAGTCTGAAGGTGACGGCATGGCGGTTCACATTACTCGAAAGCCGAAGAGgggtcgcgcggcgctctGGAAGGTCGAGGGATAG
- the cki2 gene encoding Casein kinase I 2, protein MATTHVIASTPSAHLSGGGSHSSSSSNIVGVHYKVGKKIGEGSFGVIFEGTNLLNSQTVAIKFEPRKSDAPQLRDEYRSYKILSGCPGIPQVYYFGQEGLHNILVIDLLGPSLEDLFDMCGRKFSVKTCCMVARQMLSRVQTIHEKNLIYRDIKPDNFLIGRPGTRGANIIHVVDFGMAKQYRDPKTKQHIPYRERKSLSGTARYMSINTHLGREQSRRDDLEALGHVFFYFLRGGLPWQGLKAATNKQKYEKIGEKKQSTPIAELGEGYPSEFAIYLSYVRKLTFDETPDYDFLRDLFLTALQNAGEVDDQIYDWMLLNGGRGWEAGTSHSQSADVTRQQTRTRDNRGDRVDRLRNGGSGGGNTPRGARRSQSALPNASNQAIVGVSAPSHQNSRRQSQQGHPFASANAAQPGHEGYDAANAQGNKGAQPISPMNVNSRPGGTTGNSQQVGEGDYVPEHRGGFLAFITCRSCR, encoded by the exons ATGGCCACAACGCATGTGATTGCGTCCACCCCGAGCGCTCACCTCTCGGGCGGAGGAAGCCACTCTTCCAGCTCGAGCAACATTGTCGGTGTCCACTACAAGGTCGGCAAGAAGATTGGAGAGGGCTCATTTGGCGTCATCTTTGAAG GAACCAACTTGCTCAACTCGCAGACGGTTGCCATCAAGTTT GAACCCCGCAAGTCGGATGCGCCTCAATTGCGAGACGAGTACCGGTCGTACAAGATCCTCAGCGGATGTC CCGGCATCCCCCAGGTCTACTACTTTGGCCAGGAGGGCTTGCACaacatcctcgtcatcgacCTGCTGGGTCCCTCGCTCGAGGACTTGTTTGACATGTGCGGACGCAAGTTCTCGGTCAAGACATGCTGCATGGTTGCTCGTCAGATG CTCTCGCGTGTCCAGACCATTCACGAGAAGAACTTGATTTACCGTGATATCAAGCCAGACAACTTCCTCATCGGCCGCCCGGGCACGAGGGGTGCCAACATTATCCATGTTGTCGACTTTGGCATGGCCAAGCAGTACCGCGACCCCAAGACCAAGCAGCACATCCCTTACCGGGAGCGCAAGAGTCTGAGTGGAACTGCTCGTTACATGTCGATCAACACGCACCTGGGGCGAGAGCAGTCTCGACGCGACGATCTCGAGGCTCTTGGCCACGTCTTCTTCTACTTCCTCCGCGGTGGTCTCCCCTGGCAGGGCCTCAAGGCTGCCACCAACAAGCAAAAATACGAAAAAATTGGCGAGAAGAAGCAGTCTACGCCAATTGcagagctcggcgagggctACCCtt CCGAGTTTGCCATCTACCTGAGCTACGTCCGCAAGCTCACGTTTGACGAGACGCCCGACTACGACTTCCTTCGCGACCTCTTCCTCACGGCGCTCCAGAACGCAGGCGAGGTTGATGACCAGATTTACGACTGGATGCTGCTAAACGGCGGCCGGGGATGGGAGGCTGGCACTTCGCACTCGCAGAGCGCCGATGTCACACGCCAGCAGACGAGGACACGGGACAACCGTGGCGACCGGGTCGACCGACTCCGAAACGGCGGATCTGGTGGTGGAAACACGccccgcggcgctcgccggtCTCAATCGGCACTGCCCAACGCTTCCAACCAGGCCATTGTTGGCGTTTCGGCCCCCTCGCACCAAAACTCGCGACGCCAATCGCAGCAGGGGCACCCCTTCGCGTCGGCCAACGCTGCGCAGCCCGGACACGAGGGCTACGATGCGGCCAACGCCCAGGGCAACAAGGGCGCGCAGCCCATCTCGCCGATGAACGTCAACTCGCGCCCTGGTGGCACGACTGGCAACTCtcagcaggtcggcgagggcgactaTGTGCCCGAGCACCGTGGTGGCTTCCTGGCGTTCATCACCTGCCGCTCGTGCAGGtag